Proteins co-encoded in one Actinomadura luteofluorescens genomic window:
- a CDS encoding cellulose binding domain-containing protein has protein sequence MSGEDSGYVPPDHKTTAEFGVTRKSAAPGEPARPGTAAVPAADDLVDDLFDGDVTTHDVPQMDGVAIQDLPADDPEDDLESTYQDGPGDEPEDDFDTTLRDGPAVAFQKQPPADTVDELDVTAFQPPVTFADIPMEQPSKPSKPTPAVPPQAAPAVPPPAQPAAFEQAANPAVVYAPPPAPYREPVPGPNLVPEQMQPSEQAPPAQVAAQAAAAPMPAEAPWTEQFASGDETVNQSESGPAFAYGTPGAQPPAQSTMPPHHGASAPPMPPPAMASPSGGLPGGPGGGQPPSRSRRPMVLLLLIALVVVLVLIGVVVLMLGSGSETKGKAADQKSPAASTPATPGGTGPASPGTPSPGGGAPATPPQSGAPTNQPGGQQPGGQPAAPPPVTTAPIGPLVQGKGITYQLVQQDSGYFEGKMVITNRTRKPLKAWKLTFKSPGADVKNIWGARLVHGGSTVEIRNLDGVPPIQPGATWDVQFGAAGTAATPKSCELNGRACGF, from the coding sequence TTGAGCGGCGAGGACTCCGGGTACGTGCCCCCGGACCACAAGACGACCGCAGAGTTCGGCGTCACCAGGAAGTCCGCCGCGCCCGGAGAACCGGCCCGGCCGGGGACCGCGGCCGTACCGGCCGCCGACGATCTGGTGGACGACCTCTTCGACGGCGACGTCACGACCCATGACGTCCCCCAAATGGACGGCGTGGCGATCCAGGACCTTCCCGCCGACGACCCCGAGGACGATCTGGAGTCGACGTACCAGGACGGTCCGGGCGACGAGCCGGAGGACGACTTCGACACCACGCTCCGGGACGGCCCGGCCGTCGCCTTCCAGAAGCAGCCGCCCGCGGACACCGTGGACGAGCTGGACGTGACCGCGTTCCAGCCGCCGGTCACCTTCGCCGACATCCCCATGGAGCAGCCCTCCAAGCCCTCCAAGCCCACCCCGGCCGTCCCGCCTCAGGCCGCTCCGGCCGTCCCGCCGCCGGCGCAGCCGGCCGCCTTCGAGCAGGCCGCGAACCCGGCGGTGGTGTACGCCCCGCCTCCCGCTCCGTACCGGGAACCCGTCCCGGGGCCGAACCTCGTCCCGGAGCAGATGCAGCCTTCGGAGCAGGCGCCGCCCGCGCAGGTCGCCGCCCAGGCGGCGGCCGCCCCGATGCCCGCCGAGGCGCCGTGGACGGAGCAGTTCGCCTCCGGCGACGAGACGGTGAACCAGTCGGAGAGCGGCCCGGCGTTCGCCTACGGAACGCCCGGGGCGCAGCCTCCCGCCCAGAGCACGATGCCCCCGCACCACGGGGCGTCCGCCCCGCCGATGCCGCCGCCCGCGATGGCCTCGCCGTCCGGAGGGCTGCCCGGCGGCCCTGGTGGCGGGCAGCCGCCGTCCCGCTCGCGGCGGCCGATGGTCCTCCTCCTGCTGATCGCCCTGGTGGTGGTGCTCGTCCTGATCGGCGTCGTGGTGCTGATGCTCGGCAGCGGCTCCGAGACGAAGGGCAAGGCCGCCGACCAGAAGTCCCCGGCGGCGAGCACTCCGGCGACGCCGGGCGGCACGGGACCGGCGTCCCCCGGCACGCCCTCGCCCGGCGGCGGCGCGCCCGCGACGCCCCCGCAGTCCGGTGCCCCCACGAACCAGCCGGGCGGCCAGCAGCCGGGCGGGCAGCCCGCCGCGCCGCCCCCGGTGACCACCGCCCCCATCGGGCCGCTCGTCCAGGGCAAGGGCATCACCTACCAGCTCGTCCAGCAGGACAGCGGGTACTTCGAGGGCAAGATGGTCATCACGAACCGCACCAGGAAACCCCTGAAGGCGTGGAAGCTGACGTTCAAGTCGCCTGGCGCGGACGTGAAGAACATCTGGGGCGCCCGGCTCGTGCACGGCGGCTCCACCGTCGAGATCAGGAACCTGGACGGCGTGCCCCCGATCCAGCCCGGCGCGACGTGGGACGTCCAGTTCGGCGCGGCCGGAACGGCGGCCACCCCGAAGTCCTGCGAGCTGAACGGCAGGGCCTGCGGCTTCTGA
- a CDS encoding tetratricopeptide repeat protein → MPIRPWSPEDLGRPTDGTWADVAFGLGETYEREGRLEQAAHWYRRAAESGSADAALRLGAVLGRMADAGADHAADELLAEATRWLSGAQDATTPDAIELITATLNRQMRQAARRGLEPAPAG, encoded by the coding sequence ATGCCCATCCGACCCTGGAGCCCCGAGGATCTTGGGCGTCCCACGGACGGCACCTGGGCCGACGTGGCGTTCGGTCTCGGCGAGACGTACGAGCGCGAGGGCCGCCTGGAGCAGGCGGCCCACTGGTACCGGCGGGCGGCCGAGTCCGGGAGCGCCGACGCCGCGCTGCGGCTCGGCGCCGTTCTCGGACGGATGGCCGACGCCGGGGCCGACCACGCCGCCGACGAGCTGCTGGCGGAGGCGACCCGTTGGCTCAGCGGCGCGCAGGACGCCACCACTCCCGACGCGATCGAGCTGATCACCGCTACGCTCAACCGGCAGATGCGGCAGGCCGCGCGCCGCGGACTCGAACCTGCCCCCGCCGGCTGA
- a CDS encoding GNAT family N-acetyltransferase yields the protein MSTEITDNAEQGRYEIRLDGDLAGFAEYERGEGAVVFTHTEVDSAFEGKGVGSALARGALDDVRSQGLSVVPLCPFIKKWILRHPDYKDLVR from the coding sequence ATGAGCACTGAGATCACCGACAACGCCGAGCAGGGCCGCTACGAGATCAGGCTGGACGGCGACCTCGCCGGATTCGCCGAGTACGAGCGGGGCGAGGGCGCCGTCGTCTTCACCCACACCGAGGTCGACTCCGCCTTCGAGGGCAAGGGCGTGGGAAGCGCGCTGGCCCGCGGCGCCCTGGACGACGTCCGCTCCCAGGGCCTGTCGGTCGTCCCGCTGTGCCCGTTCATCAAGAAGTGGATCCTAAGGCACCCGGATTACAAGGATCTGGTGCGTTAA
- the cimA gene encoding citramalate synthase, translated as MQGDAFHVYDTTLRDGSQQEGLNLSVPDKLAVARHLDDLGVGFIEGGWPGANPKDTEFFRRARTELDLRHAQLTAFGATRRAGVKAADDPQVAALRDSGASVVTLVAKSHDRHVELALRTTLEENLAMIRDTVSHLRAEGQRVFLDAEHFFDGHKANRAYALEAVRTAAEAGADVVALCDTNGGMLPDELAEVVHEVVGHGVRVGIHCHDDSGCAVANTLAAVRAGATHVQGCANGYGERSGNANLFTVVGNLQLKRGMSLVSDAQLAEMTRIAHAVSEVTNVAPSSQQPYVGVSAFAHKAGLHASAVKIDPDLYQHIDPAAVGNDMRMLVSSMAGRASVELKGRELGYDLSGEKAKAVVDRVKELESTGYTFEAADASFELLLREELTGVRQRHFEVESWRSIVERRPDGSMISEATVKLHAKGERIIATGEGNGPVNALDNALRIALGRLYPELARLELVDYKVRILEGAHGTDARTRVLVESGDGEREWGTVGVEDNVIAASWQALEEAVTYCLLRAGYEAG; from the coding sequence ATGCAAGGCGACGCGTTCCACGTCTACGACACCACCCTGCGCGACGGCTCGCAGCAGGAGGGGCTCAACCTCTCCGTGCCCGACAAGCTCGCGGTCGCGCGACATCTGGACGACCTGGGCGTCGGCTTCATCGAGGGCGGCTGGCCGGGCGCCAACCCCAAGGACACCGAGTTCTTCAGGCGGGCTCGAACAGAGCTCGACCTGAGGCACGCGCAGCTCACCGCGTTCGGCGCGACCCGCCGGGCCGGGGTGAAGGCGGCCGACGACCCCCAGGTCGCCGCCCTGCGCGACTCGGGCGCGTCCGTCGTGACCCTGGTCGCCAAGAGTCACGACAGGCACGTCGAGCTGGCCCTCCGCACCACCCTGGAGGAGAACCTCGCGATGATCCGCGACACGGTCTCCCACCTGCGTGCGGAGGGCCAACGGGTCTTCCTGGACGCCGAGCACTTCTTCGACGGCCACAAGGCCAACCGCGCCTACGCGCTGGAGGCCGTCCGCACCGCCGCCGAGGCCGGCGCCGACGTCGTCGCGCTCTGCGACACCAACGGCGGCATGCTGCCGGACGAGCTCGCCGAGGTCGTGCACGAGGTCGTCGGCCACGGCGTCCGCGTCGGCATCCACTGCCACGACGACTCCGGCTGCGCGGTCGCCAACACGCTCGCCGCCGTCCGGGCGGGCGCGACGCACGTCCAGGGCTGCGCGAACGGGTACGGGGAGCGCAGCGGCAACGCCAACCTGTTCACCGTCGTCGGGAACCTCCAGCTCAAGCGGGGCATGAGCCTCGTCTCGGACGCCCAGCTCGCCGAGATGACGCGGATCGCGCACGCCGTCTCCGAGGTCACCAACGTCGCGCCGAGTTCGCAGCAGCCGTACGTGGGCGTGTCCGCGTTCGCGCACAAGGCCGGGCTGCACGCGTCCGCGGTGAAGATCGACCCCGACCTCTACCAGCACATCGACCCGGCCGCCGTCGGCAACGACATGCGGATGCTGGTGTCCAGCATGGCCGGGCGCGCGTCGGTCGAGCTGAAGGGCCGCGAGCTCGGCTACGACCTGTCCGGCGAGAAGGCCAAGGCCGTCGTGGACAGGGTGAAGGAGCTGGAGTCCACCGGCTACACCTTCGAGGCCGCGGACGCCTCGTTCGAGCTGCTGCTGCGCGAGGAGCTGACCGGCGTCCGGCAGCGGCACTTCGAGGTCGAGTCGTGGCGGTCGATCGTGGAGCGCCGCCCGGACGGGTCGATGATCAGCGAGGCCACCGTCAAGCTGCACGCCAAGGGCGAGCGGATCATCGCGACCGGCGAGGGCAACGGCCCCGTCAACGCCCTCGACAACGCGCTGCGGATCGCGCTCGGCCGCCTCTACCCGGAACTGGCGCGGCTGGAGCTGGTCGACTACAAGGTCCGCATCCTGGAGGGCGCGCACGGCACCGACGCGCGGACCCGGGTCCTCGTCGAGTCCGGCGACGGTGAGCGTGAGTGGGGGACGGTCGGCGTCGAGGACAACGTCATCGCCGCGTCCTGGCAGGCCCTGGAGGAGGCCGTCACCTACTGCCTGCTCCGCGCCGGCTACGAGGCGGGCTGA
- a CDS encoding cold-shock protein produces MSGEPVRGTVASWDDEAGWGVLVSPDVPGEVWAHFSVVRAEPGAFASLDPGEGVLFTWEEAEQDGYAYRALDVRSAGRG; encoded by the coding sequence ATGAGCGGCGAACCGGTCCGCGGGACGGTGGCGTCCTGGGACGACGAGGCCGGCTGGGGGGTGCTGGTCTCACCCGACGTGCCCGGCGAGGTCTGGGCACACTTCTCGGTCGTGCGCGCCGAACCGGGCGCCTTCGCCTCCCTCGATCCGGGCGAAGGCGTGCTCTTCACCTGGGAGGAGGCCGAACAGGACGGCTACGCCTACCGCGCGCTGGACGTGCGGTCGGCCGGCCGCGGCTGA
- a CDS encoding branched-chain amino acid aminotransferase: MSDTLEFEITRTERPTGADERARILAEPGFGRYFTDHMVTVRYSAERGWYDAKLEPYGPIPMDPASQVFHYAQELFEGLKAYRQPDGSIVTFRPYMNAARMNRSARRMAMPEIPEQLFVDAVELLVRTDKDWVPDTEGHSLYLRPFMIATTRALGVNSPAHEFLFMVIASPSGLYYPRGIKPVSVWLSQDYTRAAPGGTGEAKFGGNYAASFAGQAEAVAQGCDQVVWLDAVEHRWVEEVGSMNLMFVYGSGARARLLTPALTGTLLAGVTRDSMLKLAPDLGVPTEEGKISIDEWEAGCASGEITEVFGCGTAAIISPVGRVKGRDREWTIGDGEPGEISMRLRQELVGIQYGTRPDPYGWVHKIV; the protein is encoded by the coding sequence ATGAGCGACACCCTGGAATTCGAGATCACGCGCACCGAGCGGCCCACGGGGGCCGACGAACGCGCGCGCATCCTGGCCGAGCCCGGGTTCGGCCGGTACTTCACCGACCACATGGTCACGGTCCGGTACTCGGCCGAGCGCGGCTGGTACGACGCGAAGCTGGAGCCCTACGGGCCGATCCCGATGGACCCGGCCTCGCAGGTGTTCCACTACGCCCAGGAGCTCTTCGAGGGCCTCAAGGCCTACCGGCAGCCGGACGGCTCGATCGTCACCTTCCGGCCGTACATGAACGCGGCGCGGATGAACCGGTCCGCCCGGCGGATGGCGATGCCGGAGATCCCCGAGCAGCTGTTCGTCGACGCCGTCGAGCTGCTCGTCCGCACCGACAAGGACTGGGTGCCCGACACCGAGGGGCACAGCCTCTACCTGCGGCCCTTCATGATCGCCACCACCCGCGCGCTCGGCGTCAACAGCCCGGCCCACGAGTTCCTCTTCATGGTCATCGCGTCCCCGTCCGGCCTCTACTACCCGCGCGGCATCAAGCCCGTCTCGGTGTGGCTGTCGCAGGACTACACCCGCGCGGCGCCCGGCGGCACCGGGGAGGCCAAGTTCGGCGGCAACTACGCCGCGTCCTTCGCCGGCCAGGCCGAGGCCGTCGCGCAGGGCTGCGACCAGGTCGTCTGGCTCGACGCGGTGGAGCACCGCTGGGTCGAGGAGGTCGGCTCGATGAACCTCATGTTCGTCTACGGCTCCGGCGCGCGGGCCCGGCTGCTCACCCCCGCGCTCACCGGCACCCTGCTCGCCGGCGTCACCCGCGACTCGATGCTCAAGCTGGCGCCCGACCTCGGCGTCCCCACCGAGGAAGGCAAGATCAGCATCGACGAGTGGGAGGCGGGCTGCGCCTCCGGGGAGATCACCGAGGTGTTCGGCTGCGGCACCGCCGCGATCATCAGCCCGGTCGGCCGGGTCAAGGGCCGGGACCGCGAGTGGACGATCGGCGACGGCGAGCCCGGCGAGATCTCGATGCGGCTGCGCCAGGAGCTGGTCGGCATCCAGTACGGCACCCGTCCCGACCCCTACGGGTGGGTCCACAAGATCGTCTGA
- a CDS encoding 3-isopropylmalate dehydrogenase → MASRSIRLAVIPGDGIGPEVVAEGLKVLDAVSGDLTFEQTSYDLGAARWHRTGETLPDSVLGELREQEVILLGAVGDPSVPSGTLERGLLLRTRFELDHYVNLRPVKLFPGVSTPLAGVTPDDIDMVVVREGTEGPYTGVGGVLRKGTPHEVATQESVNTAFGVERVIRYAFEVAASRPRKKLTLVHKDNVLTFAGDLYQRTLKRVAGEYPQVTTDYCHVDAATMFFVSQPRRYDVIVTDNLFGDIITDIGAAIAGGIGLAASGNVNPDRTAPSMFEPVHGSAPDIAGQGKADPTATILSVAMLLDHVGEGAAARRVEQAVSDDLAERAALGARSTSQIGDAIAKRVSG, encoded by the coding sequence ATGGCTTCGCGCAGCATTCGTCTGGCCGTGATCCCGGGTGACGGGATCGGCCCCGAGGTGGTCGCCGAGGGACTGAAGGTCCTCGACGCCGTGTCCGGCGACCTCACGTTCGAGCAGACCTCCTACGACCTGGGCGCCGCCCGGTGGCACCGGACGGGGGAGACGCTGCCCGACTCGGTCCTGGGCGAGCTGCGCGAGCAGGAGGTCATCCTGCTCGGCGCCGTCGGCGACCCGAGCGTGCCGAGCGGCACGCTGGAGCGCGGGCTGCTGCTGCGGACCCGGTTCGAGCTGGACCACTACGTCAACCTGCGCCCGGTGAAGCTGTTCCCGGGCGTCAGCACCCCGCTGGCCGGTGTGACCCCCGACGACATCGACATGGTCGTGGTCCGCGAGGGCACCGAGGGCCCCTACACCGGCGTCGGCGGCGTCCTTCGCAAGGGCACCCCCCACGAGGTCGCGACGCAGGAGAGCGTCAACACCGCCTTCGGCGTCGAGCGCGTCATCCGGTACGCGTTCGAGGTCGCGGCGTCCCGGCCGCGCAAGAAGCTGACGCTCGTCCACAAGGACAACGTGCTCACCTTCGCCGGTGACCTCTACCAGCGGACCCTGAAGCGGGTCGCCGGGGAGTACCCGCAGGTCACGACCGACTACTGCCATGTCGACGCGGCCACGATGTTCTTCGTGAGCCAGCCGCGGCGGTACGACGTCATCGTCACCGACAACCTGTTCGGCGACATCATCACCGACATCGGCGCCGCGATCGCCGGAGGCATCGGGCTCGCCGCGTCCGGGAACGTCAACCCCGACCGCACCGCGCCGTCGATGTTCGAGCCGGTCCACGGCAGCGCCCCCGACATCGCCGGGCAGGGCAAGGCCGACCCGACCGCCACGATCCTGTCGGTCGCGATGCTGCTCGACCACGTCGGCGAGGGCGCCGCCGCCCGCCGCGTCGAGCAGGCCGTCTCGGACGACCTGGCCGAGCGCGCCGCGCTGGGCGCCCGGTCGACGTCCCAGATCGGCGACGCGATCGCCAAGCGAGTATCCGGCTAG
- a CDS encoding (2Fe-2S)-binding protein, which yields MTGDVSGTEVLGVMGRVAELGPYFELAAEGVSEDSAWGAFPGSPGRLREVVGDYAGRLGTDEVRVAASLLFQGLAARIWSPVVAAAALGVVPDLSEVRWRWAPGEAIMLGLAEVRGWRVENAGEAVEIVHPMVVDGLLRPLREAMLGFVKLADGLVWGNAASALAGSLNVGAADPGRVAIVRELLAREPLAEAGSFGPRGYVRNNCCLYYRVPGGGMCGDCGLAR from the coding sequence GTGACGGGCGATGTGAGCGGCACCGAAGTCCTTGGTGTGATGGGGCGCGTCGCTGAGCTCGGGCCCTATTTCGAGCTCGCCGCCGAGGGGGTCTCGGAAGACTCTGCCTGGGGGGCGTTTCCGGGGAGTCCCGGCCGGCTTCGGGAAGTCGTCGGCGACTATGCCGGGCGGCTCGGGACCGATGAGGTCCGCGTGGCGGCCTCGTTGCTCTTTCAGGGGCTCGCGGCGCGGATCTGGTCGCCGGTCGTCGCCGCGGCGGCGCTCGGGGTCGTTCCCGATCTTTCGGAAGTGCGGTGGCGGTGGGCGCCGGGTGAGGCGATCATGCTGGGGCTCGCCGAGGTCCGCGGGTGGCGGGTCGAGAACGCGGGCGAGGCCGTCGAGATCGTCCATCCCATGGTCGTGGACGGGCTGCTGCGCCCGCTGCGGGAGGCGATGCTGGGCTTCGTCAAGCTCGCGGACGGGCTGGTCTGGGGCAACGCGGCCTCGGCGCTCGCCGGGAGCCTGAACGTGGGGGCGGCCGACCCGGGGCGGGTCGCGATCGTGCGGGAACTGCTCGCGCGCGAGCCGCTCGCCGAGGCCGGGTCCTTCGGGCCGCGCGGGTACGTACGGAACAACTGCTGCCTGTACTACCGCGTTCCTGGTGGCGGCATGTGCGGCGATTGCGGGCTCGCGCGCTGA
- a CDS encoding RNA polymerase sigma-70 factor, with product MSTTELYDELRPRAFAIAYRMLGSVSEAEDVVQEALLRLHQTLRRDERIESPRAYIATLVTRLAIDQLRSARARREQYVGEWLPEPLAADPSPDEQAETADSLSLAFLVLLESLSPRQRAAFLLREVFQYPYGEVAEIIGTDVDGTRHLVARARLRVQEHRPRYHATRRQRRQLAKRFFAAVEQGDLRAFEELLAQDVALHGDGGGKVPALGRPVGGRRRVAHVLAAVVPVLARAGGVRFHVTEVNGQPGALVFDVRDLLVGVIGLEIADGRVQTIHSIVNPDKLQHFDRVGDIGVLVHAGRRAAGDG from the coding sequence GTGTCCACCACCGAGCTCTATGACGAGCTGCGACCGCGGGCGTTCGCCATCGCATACCGGATGCTCGGCAGCGTCAGTGAAGCCGAGGACGTGGTGCAGGAAGCGCTCCTGCGGCTGCACCAGACGTTGCGGCGCGACGAGCGGATCGAGTCGCCGCGGGCGTACATCGCCACGCTGGTCACCCGGCTCGCCATCGACCAGTTGCGCTCCGCGCGGGCACGGCGGGAGCAGTACGTCGGCGAATGGCTGCCGGAACCGCTGGCCGCCGATCCGTCCCCGGACGAGCAGGCGGAGACCGCCGACTCGCTGTCCCTGGCCTTCCTGGTGCTGCTGGAGAGCCTGTCGCCGCGGCAGCGGGCCGCGTTCCTGCTGCGGGAGGTGTTCCAGTACCCCTACGGCGAGGTCGCCGAGATCATCGGCACCGACGTGGACGGCACGCGGCACCTGGTGGCACGGGCTCGCCTCCGCGTCCAGGAGCACCGGCCGCGCTACCACGCCACTCGGCGGCAGCGGCGGCAGCTGGCCAAGCGCTTCTTCGCCGCCGTCGAGCAGGGTGACCTGCGGGCGTTCGAAGAGCTGCTGGCGCAGGATGTGGCCCTGCACGGTGACGGTGGCGGCAAGGTGCCGGCACTGGGCCGGCCGGTCGGCGGACGGCGGCGCGTGGCCCACGTCCTGGCGGCGGTGGTGCCCGTGCTGGCCCGTGCCGGCGGCGTGCGCTTCCACGTCACCGAGGTCAACGGTCAGCCGGGCGCCCTGGTGTTCGACGTCCGGGACCTGCTGGTCGGGGTGATAGGGCTGGAGATCGCCGACGGCAGGGTGCAGACGATCCACTCCATCGTCAACCCCGACAAACTTCAGCACTTCGACCGGGTCGGCGACATCGGTGTCCTGGTGCATGCGGGCCGCCGAGCCGCCGGCGACGGCTGA
- a CDS encoding NAD-dependent epimerase/dehydratase family protein produces MKIFIAGASGAIGGHLVPQLVARGHEVVGTTRSAAKTAALRALGAEPVIVDALDPDSVADAVARAEPEVIVHQLTALGGPADFRHVKRMAAATDRLRTEGTDHLLAAGRAAGVGRFVAQSNAMWMERTGGPVADENGRIEPSPPADVERSVAALRHLEEAVTGITWADGIALRYGGFYGPGTGISAARDAVMTEQIGRRKFPIVGGGGGVWSLVHITDAASATVAAIERGRPGIYHVADDEPAPVRVWLPELARALGAEPPRRVPAWLVRLLAGKGPVDLMTRARGISSEKTKRELDWAPRYPTWRTGFTDGLR; encoded by the coding sequence ATGAAGATCTTCATCGCCGGAGCGTCGGGGGCGATCGGCGGCCATCTCGTTCCCCAACTGGTGGCGCGCGGACACGAGGTGGTCGGCACCACCCGCTCGGCCGCCAAGACCGCCGCGCTCCGGGCGCTGGGCGCCGAACCGGTGATCGTCGACGCGCTCGACCCCGACTCGGTGGCCGACGCGGTGGCCAGGGCGGAGCCCGAGGTGATCGTCCATCAGCTCACCGCGCTGGGGGGACCGGCCGACTTCCGGCACGTGAAGCGGATGGCGGCGGCCACCGACCGGCTGCGCACCGAGGGCACCGACCACCTGCTGGCCGCCGGGCGCGCCGCCGGCGTCGGCAGGTTCGTGGCACAGAGCAACGCCATGTGGATGGAGCGGACCGGCGGGCCGGTCGCCGACGAGAACGGCCGGATCGAGCCCAGCCCGCCCGCGGACGTCGAGAGGTCGGTTGCCGCGCTGCGCCACCTGGAGGAGGCGGTGACCGGTATCACCTGGGCCGACGGGATCGCGCTTCGCTACGGTGGCTTCTATGGGCCGGGGACCGGCATCAGCGCCGCGCGGGACGCCGTGATGACCGAGCAGATCGGCAGGCGGAAGTTCCCGATCGTCGGCGGCGGTGGCGGGGTGTGGTCGCTGGTGCACATCACCGATGCCGCGTCCGCCACGGTCGCCGCCATCGAACGCGGCAGGCCCGGGATCTACCACGTCGCCGATGACGAGCCTGCGCCGGTGCGCGTCTGGTTGCCGGAGCTGGCCCGCGCGCTCGGGGCCGAACCGCCGCGCCGGGTTCCCGCCTGGCTCGTGCGCCTGCTGGCGGGCAAGGGGCCGGTGGACCTGATGACGCGGGCCCGCGGCATCTCCAGCGAGAAGACCAAGCGCGAACTGGACTGGGCGCCGCGGTACCCCACGTGGCGAACGGGTTTCACCGACGGGTTGAGGTAG
- the serA gene encoding phosphoglycerate dehydrogenase — protein sequence MSKPVVLVAEELSPAGIAVLEADYDVRHVDGSDKDQLLPAVADVDALIVRSATKVTAEVFQHARRLRVVARAGVGLDNVDVEAATKAGVMVVNAPTSNIVTAAEHAIALLLAVARNVPQGHSALKQGEWKRSKYTGVELQGKTVGVLGLGRIGVLVAQRLAAFDMNVIAFDPYVQAARAAQLGVKLVTIDELLRESDFITVHLPKTPETLGLIGDRELQQVKPSVRIVNAARGGIVDEAALDLALKDGRVAGAGIDVFSTEPCTESPLFHHDSVVVTPHLGASTHEAQEKAGTQVARSVKLALSGEFVPDAVNVQGGAVAEDVKPGLPLAEKLGRIFTALAGGVPVRLDVVVRGEIAEHDVKVLELAALKGVFVDVIEEAVTFVNAPLLARDRGVEVTLTTSEDSPDWRNVVQVRGTMADGSVVSVSGTLTGPKHAERIIEINGYNMELVPTEHMAFFSYVDRPGIVGAVGKLLGDEQVNIAGMQVGRDAKGGKALIALTVDSAVAPQLVDAITREVGADMGRRVDLEG from the coding sequence ATCGCCGTCCTGGAGGCCGACTACGACGTCCGCCACGTCGACGGCAGCGACAAAGACCAGCTGCTGCCCGCCGTCGCCGACGTGGACGCCCTGATCGTCCGCAGCGCCACCAAGGTCACCGCCGAGGTGTTCCAGCACGCCAGGAGGCTCCGGGTCGTCGCCCGCGCCGGCGTCGGCCTCGACAACGTCGACGTGGAGGCCGCCACCAAGGCCGGCGTCATGGTCGTCAACGCGCCCACGTCCAACATCGTCACCGCCGCCGAGCACGCGATCGCGCTGCTCCTGGCCGTCGCCCGGAACGTGCCGCAGGGCCACTCCGCGCTCAAGCAGGGCGAGTGGAAGCGCTCCAAGTACACCGGCGTGGAGCTCCAGGGCAAGACCGTCGGCGTCCTCGGCCTCGGCCGCATCGGCGTCCTCGTCGCCCAGCGCCTCGCCGCCTTCGACATGAACGTGATCGCGTTCGACCCCTACGTGCAGGCCGCCCGCGCCGCGCAGCTCGGTGTGAAGCTCGTCACCATCGACGAGCTGCTCCGCGAGAGCGACTTCATCACCGTCCACCTGCCGAAGACGCCCGAGACCCTCGGCCTCATCGGCGACCGCGAGCTCCAGCAGGTCAAGCCGTCCGTCCGCATCGTCAACGCCGCCCGCGGCGGCATCGTCGACGAGGCGGCCCTCGACCTCGCGCTCAAGGACGGCCGCGTCGCCGGCGCCGGCATCGACGTGTTCAGCACCGAGCCGTGCACCGAGAGCCCGCTGTTCCACCACGACAGCGTCGTCGTCACCCCGCACCTCGGCGCCAGCACCCACGAGGCGCAGGAGAAGGCGGGCACCCAGGTCGCCCGCTCCGTGAAGCTCGCGCTGTCCGGCGAGTTCGTCCCGGACGCGGTGAACGTGCAGGGCGGCGCCGTCGCCGAGGACGTCAAGCCCGGCCTGCCGCTCGCCGAGAAGCTCGGCCGCATCTTCACCGCCCTCGCCGGCGGCGTCCCCGTCCGGCTGGACGTGGTGGTCCGCGGCGAGATCGCCGAGCACGACGTCAAGGTGCTGGAGCTGGCCGCCCTCAAGGGCGTCTTCGTGGACGTCATCGAGGAGGCCGTGACCTTCGTCAACGCGCCGCTGCTCGCCCGCGACCGCGGCGTCGAGGTCACCCTCACCACCAGCGAGGACAGCCCCGACTGGCGCAACGTCGTGCAGGTGCGCGGCACCATGGCCGACGGCTCCGTCGTGTCGGTGTCGGGCACCCTCACCGGCCCCAAGCACGCTGAGCGGATCATCGAGATCAACGGCTACAACATGGAGCTCGTCCCGACCGAGCACATGGCCTTCTTCTCCTACGTCGACCGCCCCGGCATCGTCGGCGCGGTCGGCAAGCTGCTCGGCGACGAGCAGGTCAACATCGCCGGCATGCAGGTCGGCCGCGACGCCAAGGGCGGCAAGGCGCTCATCGCGCTCACCGTCGACTCGGCCGTCGCGCCCCAGCTCGTCGACGCCATCACCCGCGAGGTCGGCGCCGACATGGGCCGCCGCGTCGACCTGGAGGGGTAG